In the genome of Xiphophorus hellerii strain 12219 chromosome 14, Xiphophorus_hellerii-4.1, whole genome shotgun sequence, the window gaaactttttccacaggtcacacatgagaAAGGCCTCTCATCTGTGTGAATCTTCATGTGACGAAGTAACTCATTCTTGGACCGGAATGCTTTTCCACAGTTCTCGCATGAGAAAGGCCTCTCATCTGTGTGAATCCTCCTGTGACAAAGTAACTGAGGCTTGGACCGGAATCCTTTTCCACAGGTCTCGCATGAAAAAggcctctcacctgtgtgaatcctcatgtgacTAACTACCTCAGGTTTGGttatgaaactttttccacaagtcacacatgaaaaaggcttctctcctgtgtgaatCTTCATGTGACGAAGCAAATTAGATTTGTTTTGgaagctttttccacaggtcacacataaaaaaggcctctcacctgtgtgaatcctcatgtgacTAACTACCTCAGGTTTGgttgtgaaactttttccacaagtcacacatgaaaaaggcttctctcctgtgtgaatcatcatgtgacGAAGCAAATGAGATTGGTTTTGgaagctttttccacaggttgaacatgtgaaaagcttctTGTCCATGTGAGTTCTCATGTGTGTTGTCAAGGAACTGCTTTGAGAAAAGGCTTCATCACAGATTTTACAAGAATATTGTTTTTGGTCTGGGTGagctttattctgtgttttctgttttgaactctcagttttacctttttgctgtttggttttctgaTATCTCTgacgtttctgttttttatctctcttttttcctGAGTCTTCAAAATTGCTTTTTTCCTGATCCTGGTTCTCATCTTCAGAAGAGccatgagagatgagttggttcctctgtggttctgtttcattgcagATTCTTTGCGCAGTAGAAGGAATCACCAAAATgtcatcagtctcctgtttcagtacaagctgctcttcatcctgactgatgcagagttgcttctcttcctctttgaaCTCTTGATGTTCTGGTTGTTCTTCTAAAGTGGAGTTGCCCTCCaggctgctgagctcattgagAACCCCGTCGTCTTTACATGCCCAGCACTGACGGAGATCTggaccaaaacacaaaaaaaaacttttaattttgagTCAAATAGTCAACCTTTAACGTTAATACCTTTATGCATCTATGCAACTTTTTCTAAAACTGGAAAGTTTTATGTATGAAAATCGGTCAAAACAAATTATTGACATTCTTTCTATGTTTTCTGGCATGTAGCAAATAAGagattttggtaattctaagtTCAGGTCCAATTTATCTTCTGACCATGAGGAAAAATGtgcgtgtgttttttttaaaaacctgcataTGTAGATATCTCACTTTAACTGTAAGTTTGGAAAAATAACTTAACAAAAGTGATTCTTCTAATGAACTAGATGTCAGTCAAAACATGTCATGGACATCCAGGTGAGCAAACAAAATGGGAATTTTCTTACCCGAGTGGCTCACTGACAAATATTCACACAGCAGCTCGACTCAGTCCATATCAATCCTCCTTTGCATTAGCAGCAGTTCTTTGTTACTGGAACCTCAATCGGCCTTCACACCTCAGCATCGCTCTGCTGTACGTTGAGACCGCTGTGCACTGCAACCTCAACTCCACCTCCAAACCGGTCCATCAGTTCTGCATTCGACTAAAGTCGGTTTTCCTTCTCTTATCTTTCTCACACTTATGTGCAGTTAAGTGTGACGTGTAGAGATAATTGTGTGCATCTCATTTCTGTTCTCTGCCTCTGACTAGTTTCAGTTGCAGAGTCTTCGAACGCTGCTGGTCTTTCAATAAAGATATAAAACCCAGAATCAATCCTTCTCCTGTTTATTGAACAGTTTCTCTGCCTCCTTTATCCTTGTCTACCTGTGGCCCAAAATCTGAAATTAGTTTATGATTAGATAtattttaagatatctataataACGCTATGATTATGTGGAGTTTGAAAAAACTCTTAGACCAAGATCAAAattagagaacaaaaacagatttatttggaTCTATAGATGGAGAACAAACAACAGTAATGCTGTTGGTAGAGTTCTAAACTCTAACAGAGGCACACTCTAACTTTATAACCTCTTCATGCACAACCTGGGAGGTGTCAACAATACTAAGAAACTTAAGAGATTTACatattcaaagaaaagaaaaacacttagtTTCTGTCAGAAAGGTGATCAGACGGAACATCTTTACATACTCAGTAACCACAACTGAGTAATGAAGGACAATGtttacagtggtgtgaaaaggTGTTTGcacccttcctcatttcctgtttttttgcatgtttgtcacacttaagtgtttcggaacatcaaaccaatttaaaaaatagtcaaggacaacacaagtaaacacaaaatgcaatttgtaaatgaaggtgtttagtattaaaggaggaaaaaaaatccaaaccatcatggccctgtgtgaaaaagtgattgccCCCTACACCTAATAACTGGTTGGGCCACCTTTAGCAGCAACAACTGCAACCAAGCGTTTGCGATAACTTGCAATGAGTCTTTTACAGCGTtctggaggaattttggcccactcaTATTTGCAGAATTGTTCTAATTCAGTTACATTACAGGGTTTTTGAGCATGAACAGCCTTTTTAAGGTCATACCACAACATCTCAATAGGATTCAGGTCAGGACTTtggctaggccactccaaagtcttcattttgtttttcttcagccattcagtggtggacttgctggtgtgtttaggatcattgtcctgctgcagaactCAAGTTTGTTTCAGCTTGAGTTCACGAACAGATGGTCGGACATTCTCCTCAGGATCCTTTGGTAGACAGCAGAATTCATAGTTCCATTTATCACAGCAAGTCTTCCAGGTCCTGAcgcagcaaaacagccccagaccatcacactaccaccaccacATTTTTTACTGTTGgtataatgttctttttctgaaatgcagtGTTCCTTTTACGCCAGACGTAATGGGACACACACCTTCCAAAGagttccacttttgtctcatcggtccacagaatattttcccaaaagacttggggatcatcaagatgtgttttggaaaaattgAGACGAgctctaatgttttttttgttcagcagTGGTTTTCTTCTTGGAACTCTGCCATGCAGGCCATTTTTGCCCAGTCTTTTTCTGATGGTGGAGGCATGGAcgctgaccttaactgaggcaagtGAGGCCTGCAGTTCTTTGGACGTTGTTGTGGGGTCTTTTGTGACCTCTTGGATGAGTCGTCGCTGCGCTCTTGGGGTGATTTTGGGCGGCCGGccactcctgggaaggttcaccactgttccATGTCTTcgccatttgtggataatggctctcactgtggttcGCTGGATTCCCAAAGCTTTGGAAATGGCTTTAtaaccctttccagactgatagatCTTAATTACTGTCTTTCTCAATTGTTCCTGAATTTCTTTGAATCTCGGCATGATGTGTGGCTTTTAAGGATCTTTTGGTGGACTTTACTGTGTCAGGCAGCTCTTATTTAAGTAATGTCTTGATTGAAAACAGGTGTGGCAATAATCAGGCCTGGGTGTGGCTAGAGAAATTGAACTCAGGTGTTAAAAACCACAGTTATAATCTATTTTAACGAGGGGggcaatcactttttcacacagggccatgatggtttggattttttttctcctttaatactaaacaccttcatttacacattgcattttgtgtttacttgtgttgtccttgactattttttaaattggtttgatgttccgaaacacttaagtgtgacaaacatgcaaaaaaacaggaaatgacgaagggggcaaacactttttcacaccactgtagTTTCCAATACCTGCTTTGATCATATTCTTATTTCCTGGCGCCCTGGGTTCAATAGTTTAAACCGCAGGGTGTGAAAACTATCTGTCTTTGTCAGTTGCCAGGAGCCTGATATGAAGAAGTGAGCTGCTGAACTTTCAAAGTGGAACAAACACCGCAGGCTGTCTCTGCAGCAGAGTGCAGTTATTAACCACATCCTGTTCAACCGATTTCTGCTCCCTGCTAAGAGTTGCAGCCTCTACAGAAAAACACTTCAACTTgtataagtaaaaaatatagaaatgcaTTAATGCTGAAAAGGATTAATAAATTGTTTgataaaagtaaacacactgtgaataattattttattccacaattAGACAAAACATGTATTTGGAACAAAACGTGGGATAACTCAACTTTactttgactagtcataatttgaTTATATGAAGTATGTGCTTCAGATAGTAATACACtatagatatcttaaattgaAACCACCATATATATTAATGGTAAATCTGATGGCATTTATTCTAGTCAGGATGTAATTAAATATACCTCAAAGACATATTTTGTCTGATCAAAGCCATaattatattgttattattattatattataattatattGTTTAAACATATCTAGTCGGAAACTAATGTCAGATATACAGAATGAAAGTTTGGTAAAGCCATTTAATGATAGAACGGCCTGCCATAGCAAACGCTGATGCACTTTATGGAATAAGTCCAACCAGCgctctgtttctgtcttatCAGTTAATTTAGTAAAACATTCATACTAATTCGGTTTCAAACACTGTTTCCTTTAATCTGTCTCCTGTATTTCCTCCAGCTTTTGTCCGTTTCGCGCCTCGTGTCATCAGTAAAACGtgaaggtgtttcgtacctatccggtgtaagatgatcctcggtatccgggtaaaatccagcagtctgcgctgatcctccatttcttcctccatcttaacgttgatttcattaaactctgtgaatgtttctccagcaggagttacctgctcgttgataaactctctctgaggcggaactgaagacatttttactttaaacactCAAATACTCAGATATTTACCTAAAACTAGCGCCGTGCTTTTTGTGCCGAGGCTTCGGGACACGTGTCGACTAAACCAGGAGGATTTTTATGAATCTTGTGTTCATGGAGCAGGATGTGACGTTTGAAGCCGGGCGAGAGGGCCGTACCACGTGACTGATTCCGGATGTGGATCCTCTGCTTCCGGATAGATAAGGCACTAAACCGCTGCTCTTTCACCCGCGTTGCATTTACttgttttaggattttattatGTGTGTTTGTAATTTATCTGAGCGCCTTTTTGCGATTATTCATCATctataatgtcaaaaaaaaatcaactccgTGGATCCTGTGTTATAATTTCTAATGTTTGTTATGTACACACTGAGCCACCTGTACTGAGTAATTATTTAGGTGATACTAACACATTCAACAGCAAAACCAAATTTAGTTTCACCTCAgatgtttttcagaaatgattccgtttaaaagaaactttaaagtcCACAGTTGGatgtgaaaacatgcaaaaggcAACACAGTTTCATAACTTATTAAAATGTCCTAGTTATCATTCTCATTCAGGGTTCAGGATTCTTactaacaaaatgtttttagcagATTTTCTTACTGAAAATCTTTGTTTGCATCGTTGTTTCTGGTTCTCTATGTATTGATTCCAGCGTTTCTATGCATTTGGTAAATTTGAATAGGGCGACATCTGCTGGTCAATCTGTAACATCGCATTTGATGACAGCAATGAAGGACAAGTAGTTATTAAAGACATAATAAAATGGCGCACTGCATGGGATGAATTATTTTCTACATCTGCTTGATCCTCGCAGAGCTGAAGCAACGGTTCTGGACTGGACTTCAAATTTAACTCTTCTGAAAACTGCTGCACAATGGCTTTCAATCTCAAACATGTACATTTAAACTTACCTTCGATTCAGATTCTTTCTTATTGACATTTGTTTAGAATACCAACCATACAATACCAACTTTAAAACAGCCACAGGTGAAACAAAGGCCTGAACATAATTGTGATATGATTTGGTTTATAAGAAGCCGCCAGTCCCCTCTGTaagtttctcttctttttgatGGAAGACGCTGGATCGATGCACCTACCATTCATGTGAACCCATGAGGACTTTTCTGAGATATCAATGActgaaatggaaattaaatgtttgtcgAGACACtaatccttttttctttcctgctgTATTATCCATGTGTACatacttagacttagactgactttattgtcattttacatGCACAGTGTGcgtacagaacgaaatttcgttgcatacggctcagaacaatgttttgaggttccaatgttatgaggttactccagaataaaataaaatacaatataaaatatagatataaatataaatataaagtgcaggactgacagtaaaatggaagttatttagctctgtacatgtgcatggtatgaagtggagaccagattttaagtgcagtccagttaagagttcagcagtctgatggcaagtgggaaaaagctgtttcggaacctggtggacctgcaccggatgctgcggaacctctttccagagggcagcagggagaacagtccatggtgggggtgtgaggggtcactgaggatgtttcggcctcgggacacgcagcgctgggatgaaatgtcctgaatggagggaagggggaccccgatgatcctctctgctgtccgcaccactctcctcacgttcttccagtcggaggcgctgcagcctccacaccacacagagaggcagctggtcagaatgctctctatggggcttctgtagaacgtcttgaggatgggcgggggcaggtgtgctcttctcatcctccgcaggaaatacaagcgtttctgtgccctcttggccagagacgtggtgttcacagtccaggtgaggtcgttagtgatgtgcacccccaggaatttggtgctgctgaccacctccacagccgagctgttgatgagcagcagagcgtggctgggccggttcttcctgaagtcgacgatcatctacATGTACATAGATGCATATATGCTGGATTCATAATAATGgatattcttaaataaattatgttaaaaaagaGATACTTGGGAGAAATTATGAGAGAAAAGACTCAAAAAGCAGGAACGTTTACATCCACTACTGAactgaaaaaagacaaacccCATaataatggttaaaaaacactttattataaaaactttattataaaAGAATGGCATGGAAACAGTTTTTGCTAGTCACATACtgttttatagattttaaaaaagtcacatgaataaaatacaacttCAATTTACAGTAAACTTAGCGAGAATAAAGTCGATGCagatgttttaacaaaaaaagggaaaacatctTTGGTTTTATCACAACTTAGCAAAACGTAGAAACATCTGCATTGTTGCCATCATATGATCAACAGTATTTTCTCCCTGAATCAAAAACTCAAGAAACTAATGAAAAAGTAATATATATTTAGATTCAACTTTAGagtgaaaaatgtaatcaaaatatactagggctgttgtaaacaaatattttagtaatcgagtaatccaTCGATTACTCTTACAATTAATCAAGtagtcagataaaaaaaaaaacattggtaaatctaacagcAGTATCACTATTGCATATCaacagtccaatttttcacatttgaacttccctaacaataacttttctgtagtttagaaaattaccTTGTAACAATAATAACTCACTTTccaagttaacctgaagaaaagttatacaagaatctgaaattatattcattttaataataaagaggcaggctcacaaatacactTATAAAATATGTCTATACTCCAGTTTTTGGTTTATGTATTattgcccagacatttatagttTACGTTCAGCACAACAACGGGATTTGGCACCGTCGTTcgtcacacacacaaacatctaCCAGGTATGCAACGCCACCCGTTAGTGGCGACTGGGATGAtaggaaatttattttctggttcgtccgtaaagctactCGTGTAAAGCACAGCCGcccgcagtgttcagtctatctgctCACATGTATAAATAATCCCGCCATGCTGGTCGCTCTGAACAAGCAGCTCCCGGAGAACAGCTGCCGTTCTCCAGGGAACGCTCCCGACATTTAAGGGATGCTCATTGGTCCCCCGATGCACAAAAACCCAGACATTATCATGAATCagtaaaatcctcccaggctgaacttgaaaattggacctTATGCTGCTAAGGTTCGCGTTCGTCCACAactcaggcggaagtgagagtGCTGCGCAATGCAAATAACGACCCAGCCGGAAAACGGTGCattacataataaaatacaatttaatgaACCTTAgaggcagatacattttcctcgaggaattttaataatcgaggtactcaaATCACTCGAGGAATTGTTTAGGCCCAAAAATATACCTACGCCAACAGTTCATATAGTTACAGCTAACATGCATCCTCTgaccaaaattaaagaaataaaacaaagcataagGAATAGCCATACAATAACAGCTTTACAAGtctaaatctgaaaacattcaCATCCATTGTTATTTCAAgataaaaaccattttaaatgaaaagatgaAACTGACAGAATAAAGTGAAAGTTTTGGTTGTTAGATAAACGTCCTATTTTAACTGGTTTTCTTCTCCAAGCTGCTACATTATAGAAATGTTACCCAGCTGTAATTACTCTGCTTCCAAGCTGTGAGTTAGTGTGTTTTGGTACTTGAGGGTCAGATTATTCTGATCCTCCTGTATGAGTCTTCATGTGACCAGTTAAATTGCTTTGCCAAcggaaactttttccacaagtcccacataCAAAAGGCTTCTGATCTGTGTGAGTCTTCATGTGACCAGTTAAACTGCTTTGCCAAcggaaactttttccacaagtcccacataCAAAAGGCTTCTGATCTGTGTGAGTCTTCATGTGACGAGTTAAACTGCTTTGGCAacgaaaactttttccacaagtctcaCATACGAAAGGCTTCTGATCTGTGTGAGTCTTCATGTGACCAGTTAAACTGCTTTGCCAAcggaaactttttccacaagtcccacataCAAAAGGCTTCTGATCTGTGTGAGTCTTCATGTGACGAGTTAAACTGCTTTGGCAacgaaaactttttccacaagtcccacataAGAAAGGCTTCTGATCTGTGTGAGTCTTCATGTGAACAGTTAAACTGCTTTGCCAAcggaaactttttccacaagtcccacaaaaACATGCCTTCTCATCTGTATGAATCCTCATATGAGAagttaaatgctttttttgactgaacctttttccacaagtcccacaagagaaaagCCTCTCACTAGTATGTGTCTGTATGTGTCCAATTAAACTGTTTCtgattttgtaactttttccacaggtcccacatgaaAAAGGCCTTTCACCTGTATGAGTCCTCATGTGACTAGTTAAAGTGTCTTTGTGACGAAacctttttccacaagtcccacaagagtAAGGCTTCTCATTAGTATGCGTTGTCATGTGAGGATATAAACCACTTctgtttctgaaactttttccacagtgtgTACATttgaaaggcttctcacctgtatgaattcTCATGTGACGAGTTAGACTGCATTGTCGAtagaaacgttttccacaagtcccacatgagaaaggtctctcacctgtatgaatcTTCATGTGAAAAAGTAACTGAGGCTTGGACCGGAATGCTTTTCCACAGTTCTCGCATGAGAAAGGCCTCTCATCTGTGTGAATCCTCCTGTGACAAAGTAACTGAGGCTTGGACCGGAATCCTTTTCCACAGGTCTCGCATGAGAAAGGCCTCTCATCTGTGTGAATCCTCCTGTGACGAAGTAACTGAGGCTTGGACCGGAATCCTTTTCCACAGGTCTCGCATGAGAAAGGCCTCTCATCTGTGTGAATCCTCCTGTGACAAAGTAACTGAGGCTTGGACCGGAATCCTTTTCCACAGGTCTCGCATGAGAAAGGCCTCTCATCTGTGTGAATCCTCCTGTGACAAAGTAACTGAGGCTTGGACCGGAATCCTTTTCCACAGGTCTCGCATGAGAAAGGCCTCTCATCTGTGTGAATCCTCCTGTGACGAAGTAACTGAGGCTTGGACCGGAATCCTTTTCCACAGGTCTCGCATGAGAAAGGCCTCTCATCTGTGTGAATCCTCCTGTGACAAAGTAACTGAGGCTTGGACCGGAATccttttccacaagtcccacatgagaaaggtctctcacctgtatgaatcTTCATGTGAAAAAGTAACTGAGGCTTGGACCGGAATGCTTTTCCACAGTTCTCGCATGAGAAAGGCCTCTCATCTGTGTGAATCCTCCTGTGACAAAGTAACTGAGGCTTGGACCGGAATCCTTTTCCACAGGTCTCGCATGAGAAAGGCCTCTCTCCTGTGTGAATCTTCATGTGACTAACTACCTCAGGTTTGGTTATGAAACTTCTTCCAcaagtcacacatgaaaaaggcttctctcctgtgtgaatcatcatgtgacGAAGCAAATGAGATTTGTTTTGgaagctttttccacaggttgaacatgtgaaaagcttctTGTCCATGTGAGTTCTCATGTGTGTTGTCAAGGAACTGCTTTGAGAAAAGGCTTCATCACAGATTTTACAAGAATATTGTTTTTGGTCTGGATGagctttattctgtgttttctgttttgaactctcagttttacctttttgctgtttggttttctgaTATCTCTgacgtttctgttttttatctctcttttttcctGAGTCTTCACAATTGCTTTTTTCCTGATCCTGGTTCTCATCTTCAGAAGAGccatgagagatgagttggttcctctgtggttctgtttcattgcGGATTCTGTGCATTTTAGAAGGAATCACCAAAATGTCATCAGTCTCCTGTATCAGCACaagctgctcttcatcctgactGACGCAGAgttgcttctcttcctctttgaaCTGTTGATGTGCTGGTTGCTCTTCTAAAGTGGAGTTGCCCTCCAGGTTGCTGAGCTCATTGAGAACCCCGTCGTCTTTACACGCCCAGCACTGACGGAGATCTggaccaaaacacaaaaaaaaccttttaattttgAGTCAAATAGTCAACCTTTAACGTTAATACCTTTATGCATCTATGCAGCTTTTTCTTGGACTATTCTAAAATTATAACGTTTTATGTATGAAAATCGGTCAAAACAAATTATTGACATTCTtccaatgttttctggcatgTAGCAAATAAGagattttggtaattctaagtTCAGGTCCAATTTATCTTCTGACCATGAGGAAAAATGtgcgtgtgttttttttaaaaacctgcataTGTAGATATCTCA includes:
- the LOC116732707 gene encoding gastrula zinc finger protein XlCGF57.1-like; the protein is MKIHTGERPFSCGTCGKGFRSKPQLLCHRRIHTDERPFSCETCGKGFRSKPQLLRHRRIHTDERPFSCETCGKGFRSKPQLLCHRRIHTDERPFSCETCGKGFRSKPQLLCHRRIHTDERPFSCETCGKGFRSKPQLLRHRRIHTDERPFSCETCGKGFRSKPQLLCHRRIHTDERPFSCENCGKAFRSKPQLLFHMKIHTGERPFSCGTCGKRFYRQCSLTRHMRIHTGEKPFKCTHCGKSFRNRSGLYPHMTTHTNEKPYSCGTCGKRFRHKDTLTSHMRTHTGERPFSCGTCGKSYKIRNSLIGHIQTHTSERLFSCGTCGKRFSQKKHLTSHMRIHTDEKACFCGTCGKSFRWQSSLTVHMKTHTDQKPFLCGTCGKSFRCQSSLTRHMKTHTDQKPFVCGTCGKSFRWQSSLTGHMKTHTDQKPFVFQ